The following are from one region of the Sorghum bicolor cultivar BTx623 chromosome 2, Sorghum_bicolor_NCBIv3, whole genome shotgun sequence genome:
- the LOC8057304 gene encoding protein TIC 22-like, chloroplastic produces the protein MPFRFEFPWLKNPNTTAGTSNRDTNPSPRFPNPFLPIQAHVTSFLSSLPQALPPPPPWARIPSPSSASTSVALPTAEIEERLAGVPVYALANAAQEFVLVSSTRVGGQGGEGVRVRPPPALGLLCFRKEDADALLEQMEGDMRAGSSVVPVALNKVIQLKSDGVAFRFLPDSSQVANAIKLMQDEGLYAREGFPGVPVFQSRSLVLMSDNKRYRPVFFRKEDLDNSLHRTSRDQQKPNPAVRFGDTQVSSLEDIIKSMKDSSSSKWDDVVFIPPGFDLATGSTPSHLSK, from the exons ATGCCTTTCCGATTCGAGTTCCCATGGCTCAAGAATCCCAACACGACGGCCGGTACCTCCAACCGAGACACTAACCCTAGCCCCCGCTTCCCGAACCCCTTCCTCCCCATCCAAGCCCACGTCACCTCCTTCCTCTCCTCCCTCCCCCAGgccctcccgccgccgccgccctgggCTCGCATCCCCTCCCCCTCCTCAGCCTCCACCTCTGTGGCTCTCCCGACCGCAGAGATCGAGGAGCGGCTCGCCGGGGTGCCAGTGTACGCGCTCGCCAACGCCGCCCAGGAGTTCGTGCTCGTGTCATCCACCCGCGTGGGAGGGCAAGGGGGCGAGGGCGTGAGGGTGAGGCCACCGCCGGCGCTCGGGCTGCTCTGCTTCCGGAAGGAAGATGCCGACGCGCTGCTGGAGCAGATGGAGGGCGATATGCGCGCCGGCTCTAGCGTCGTGCCCGTGGCGCTCAACAAG GTTATCCAACTGAAGTCAGATGGTGTGGCATTTAGATTCCTCCCTGATTCATCCCAGGTGGCTAATGCAATTAAG CTGATGCAAGATGAGGGACTGTATGCCAGAGAGGGATTTCCAGGAGTGCCAGTTTTCCAG TCAAGGAGCTTGGTCCTGATGAGTGACAACAAGAGATATCGTCCAGTTTTTTTCAGAAAG GAGGACTTGGATAACTCACTGCACCGGACCTCCCGCGATCAGCAAAAACCTAATCCTGCTGTTAGGTTTGGTGACACTCAG GTTTCTTCTTTGGAAGATATCATTAAATCTATGAAG GATAGCTCCTCCTCAAAATGGGATGATGTTGTATTTATTCCTCctggatttgaccttgctactgGCTCGACACCATCACACCTCAGCAAGTAG
- the LOC8057305 gene encoding acidic endochitinase: MATRSSLVPLLLIAVAAAQIVGSQAGSISIYWGQNGGEGTLADTCATGNYKFVNLAFLVAFGNGQQPVLNLAGHCDPSSGGCTSLSDDIKSCQSNGVKVMLSIGGASGSYYLTSAADAKTVATYLWNNFLGGQSSSRPLGDAVLDGIDFDIEGGTTQHWDDLARYLKGYSNSGRRVYLTAAPQCPFPDAYVGDALNTGQFDYVWVQFYNNPPCQYSSGSTTDLADAWKQWLSIPAKQVFLGLPASPEAAGSGFIPADDLKSQVLPLIKSSGKYGGIMLWSKYYDDQDDYSSSVKSDV, translated from the coding sequence ATGGCAACCAGATCATCGCTGGTGCCACTGCTGCTCATTGCAGTAGCTGCTGCGCAGATTGTTGGGTCACAAGCTGGCAGCATTTCCATATACTGGGGTCAGAATGGTGGCGAGGGCACACTGGCCGACACCTGCGCCACTGGCAACTACAAGTTTGTCAACTTGGCATTCCTTGTAGCCTTTGGCAATGGCCAGCAACCAGTGCTCAACCTAGCAGGCCACTGTGACCCCTCAAGTGGTGGCTGCACCAGCCTAAGCGACGACATCAAGTCGTGCCAGAGCAATGGCGTCAAGGTCATGCTCTCGATCGGTGGAGCTTCTGGTAGCTACTACCTTACCTCAGCCGCGGATGCCAAGACTGTTGCGACATACTTGTGGAACAATTTCTTAGGGGGGCAATCATCTTCTCGCCCCTTGGGCGATGCGGTCCTTGATGGCATAGACTTTGACATCGAGGGCGGCACCACCCAGCACTGGGATGATCTTGCAAGATACTTGAAAGGGTACAGCAACTCTGGCAGGAGGGTGTACCTGACTGCTGCACCTCAGTGCCCGTTTCCTGATGCCTATGTCGGTGATGCTCTCAACACCGGCCAGTTTGACTACGTCTGGGTGCAGTTCTACAACAACCCTCCTTGCCAGTACAGCTCAGGCAGCACCACTGATCTTGCTGATGCATGGAAGCAGTGGCTATCAATTCCGGCAAAGCAGGTCTTTCTTGGCCTCCCAGCTTCGCCTGAAGCTGCTGGGAGTGGTTTTATACCAGCTGATGACCTCAAGTCTCAGGTGCTTCCATTGATCAAGAGTTCAGGGAAATATGGAGGGATCATGCTGTGGTCCAAGTACTATGATGACCAGGATGACTACAGCTCTTCAGTCAAGAGCGATGTTTAG
- the LOC8084629 gene encoding acidic endochitinase translates to MATRSSLVPLLLITVVVAQIVGSQAGSISIYWGQNGGEGTLADTCATGNYKFVNLAFLVAFGNGQQPVLNLAGHCDPSSGGCTSLSDDIKSCQSNGVKVMLSIGGASGSYYLTSAADAKTVATYLWNNFLGGQSSSRPLGDAVLDGIDFDIEGGTTQHWDDLARYLKGYSNSGRRVYLTAAPQCPFPDAYVGDALNTGQFDYVWVQFYNNPPCQYSSGSTTDLADAWKQWLSIPAKQVFLGLPASPEAAGSGFIPADDLKSQVLPLIKSSGKYGGIMLWSKYYDDQDDYSSSVKSDV, encoded by the coding sequence ATGGCGACCAGGTCATCGCTGGTGCCACTGCTGCTCATTACAGTAGTTGTTGCGCAGATTGTTGGGTCACAAGCTGGCAGCATTTCCATATACTGGGGTCAAAATGGTGGCGAGGGCACACTGGCCGACACCTGCGCCACTGGCAACTACAAGTTTGTCAACTTGGCATTCCTTGTAGCCTTTGGCAATGGCCAGCAACCAGTGCTCAACCTAGCAGGCCACTGTGACCCCTCAAGTGGTGGCTGCACCAGCCTAAGCGACGACATCAAGTCGTGCCAGAGCAATGGCGTTAAGGTCATGCTCTCGATTGGTGGAGCTTCTGGTAGCTACTACCTTACCTCAGCCGCGGATGCCAAGACTGTTGCGACATACTTGTGGAACAATTTCTTAGGGGGGCAATCATCTTCTCGCCCCTTGGGCGATGCGGTCCTTGATGGCATAGACTTTGACATCGAGGGCGGCACCACCCAGCACTGGGATGATCTTGCAAGATACTTGAAAGGGTACAGCAACTCTGGCAGGAGGGTGTACCTGACTGCTGCACCTCAGTGCCCGTTTCCTGATGCCTATGTCGGTGATGCTCTCAACACCGGCCAGTTTGACTACGTCTGGGTGCAGTTCTACAACAACCCTCCTTGCCAGTACAGCTCAGGCAGCACCACTGATCTTGCTGATGCATGGAAGCAGTGGCTATCAATTCCGGCAAAGCAGGTCTTTCTTGGCCTCCCAGCTTCGCCTGAAGCTGCTGGGAGTGGTTTTATACCAGCTGATGACCTCAAGTCTCAGGTGCTTCCATTGATCAAGAGTTCAGGGAAATATGGAGGGATCATGCTGTGGTCCAAGTACTATGATGACCAGGATGACTACAGCTCTTCAGTCAAGAGCGATGTTTAG
- the LOC8084630 gene encoding hevamine-A — protein sequence MATRSSLVPLLLIAVAVAQIVGSQAGSISIYWGQNGGEGTLADTCASGNYKIVNLAFLVTFGNGQTPELNLAGHCDPTSGGCASQSDDIKSCQSNGVKVMLSIGGASGSYYLTSAADAKTVATYLWNNFLGGHSSSRPLGDAVLDGIDFDIEGGTTQHWDDLARYLKGYSNSGRRVYLTAAPQCQFPDAYVGDALNTGLFDYVWVQFYNNPLCQYSSGSTTDLADAWKQWLSIPAKQVFLGLPASPEAAGSGFIPADDLKSQVLPLIKSSGKYGGIMLWSKYYDDQDDYSSSVKSDV from the coding sequence ATGGCAACCAGATCATCGCTGGTGCCACTGCTGCTCATTGCAGTAGCTGTTGCACAGATTGTTGGGTCACAAGCTGGCAGCATTTCCATATACTGGGGGCAGAATGGTGGCGAGGGCACACTGGCTGACACCTGCGCCAGCGGCAACTACAAGATTGTCAACTTGGCATTCCTTGTAACATTTGGCAATGGCCAGACTCCAGAGCTCAACCTAGCAGGCCACTGTGATCCCACAAGTGGTGGCTGCGCAAGCCAAAGCGACGACATCAAGTCATGCCAGAGCAATGGCGTTAAGGTCATGCTCTCGATTGGTGGAGCTTCCGGTAGCTACTACCTTACCTCAGCCGCGGATGCCAAGACTGTTGCCACATACTTGTGGAACAATTTCTTAGGGGGGCACTCATCTTCTCGCCCCTTGGGCGATGCGGTCCTCGATGGCATAGACTTTGACATCGAGGGCGGCACCACCCAACACTGGGATGATCTTGCAAGATACTTGAAAGGGTACAGCAACTCTGGCAGGAGGGTGTACCTGACTGCTGCACCTCAGTGCCAGTTTCCTGATGCCTATGTCGGTGATGCGCTCAACACTGGTTTGTTTGACTACGTCTGGGTGCAGTTCTACAACAACCCTCTTTGCCAGTACAGCTCAGGCAGCACCACTGATCTTGCTGATGCATGGAAGCAGTGGCTGTCAATTCCGGCGAAGCAGGTCTTTCTTGGCCTCCCAGCTTCGCCTGAGGCAGCTGGGAGTGGTTTTATACCAGCTGATGACCTCAAGTCTCAGGTGCTTCCATTGATCAAGAGCTCAGGGAAATATGGAGGGATCATGCTGTGGTCCAAGTACTATGATGACCAGGATGACTACAGCTCTTCAGTCAAGAGCGATGTTTAG